The following proteins are encoded in a genomic region of Zea mays cultivar B73 chromosome 9, Zm-B73-REFERENCE-NAM-5.0, whole genome shotgun sequence:
- the LOC118473281 gene encoding uncharacterized protein, with translation MSGVMPDPEDKSTEQKLDFLMDAMNRMLGQLTTMNGRLDTHDRRLARVETVPPGGVQLEEITEIDDGDGPPHQGDHNSNNGGRQAPRRGRSDGGSEFYSRPDRYGRPDGYGRGRGRDDEGGNRPPRPNFPSFDGESDPLTWINKCNTYFRGMRTMAEEKVWLASLHLEGAAAEWYYALERDHGILSWARFVDYIHMRFGPPIRSNGLAELKALYRTGTVEAYQRQFSVLLCRCDDLSPMQQVNMFTAGLGDPLRTDVELLAPTNLQTAMSLACAYERKEENIAALRDRQSHRNLSAIKGTGSGPGARPAAPNRPCFRRLTPEELAAKRASGECYHCNEKYSADHKCTAKGVFLLEMDDDMEEDTAAEDLGISLHALTGIDISSTMKLQVRVKDRTLVALVDTGSTHTFIREAVATQLGLQVTPRPGLSVKVANGDNVASSGIYSKLRITIAEETFHITCYGLPLAGFDIVLGVQWLRSLGPILWNFNALSMEFWRLGRNVRWVGLGAPHTQCAALSEPRELLQALLQSYADIFAEPRGLPPPRRHDHHIRLLPGTPPAAVRPYRYPQLLKDEIERQCEDMLQQGIIRECTSAYSSPVLLVKKADKSWRFCIDYRALNTKTVKDKFPIPVVDELLDELHGACFFTKLDLRSGYHQVRMHPDDIEKTAFRTHRGHFEFLVMPFGLTNAPSTFQALMNDVLKPFIRKFVLVFFDDILVFSSSWAAHLQHVREVFTALRANKLSVKQSKCSFGKTSVAYLGHVISAQGVSMDLDKVAAVEVWPRPRSIRALRGFLGLTGYYRKFIADYGTIAAPLTALLKRVRRSVGRKGQRRHFFNSSKPLYQHHCYRCRIFLNSL, from the coding sequence ATGTCCGGCGTCATGCCCGATCCTGAAGACAAGAGCACAGAACAGAAGCTGGACTTCCTCATGGACGCAATGAACAGGATGTTGGGTCAGCTGACAACCATGAATGGTCGGCTGGACACCCATGATCGTCGATTGGCGCGGGTGGAAACGGTTCCACCCGGCGGCGTCCAGCTGGAGGAAATCACGGAGATTGACGACGGCGACGGACCACCACACCAGGGCGACCACAACAGCAACAATGGTGGCCGTCAGGCCCCACGTCGCGGGCGTAGTGATGGGGGCAGCGAATTCTACAGCCGCCCGGATCGTTATGGCCGACCAGATGGCTATGGTCGCGGTCGGGGTCGTGACGACGAAGGTGGCAACCGTCCACCGCGACCCAACTTTCCATCCTTCGACGGCGAATCAGATCCATTGACATGGATCAACAAGTGCAACACCTATTTCCGAGGGATGCGAACCATGGCAGAAGAAAAAGTTTGGCTAGCATCATTACACTTGGAGGGAGCAGCAGCCGAGTGGTACTATGCACTGGAACGTGATCATGGCATTCTGTCGTGGGCACGATTTGTTGACTACATCCACATGAGGTTTGGACCACCCATCCGATCCAATGGCCTGGCAGAACTGAAAGCCCTTTATAGGACAGGCACCGTGGAGGCATATCAGCGACAGTTTTCAGTCTTGCTTTGTCGCTGTGATGACTTGTCTCCTATGCAGCAGGTGAACATGTTTACAGCAGGTCTTGGAGATCCCCTACGCACCGATGTCGAGCTGTTGGCCCCGACAAACCTGCAGACCGCAATGAGTCTGGCCTGTGCTTATGAGCGCAAGGAGGAGAACATTGCAGCACTCAGAGATAGACAAAGTCACCGGAACCTGTCCGCCATCAAAGGGACTGGTTCAGGACCGGGGGCCAGGCCGGCTGCTCCAAATCGGCCGTGTTTCAGACGTCTAACACCAGAAGAATTAGCAGCGAAACGGGCAAGTGGAGAATGTTACCACTGCAACGAGAAGTACTCGGCTGATCACAAGTGCACCGCAAAGGGGGTATTCTTGCTGGAAATGGACGACGACATGGAGGAAGATACTGCAGCGGAAGACCTGGGCATTTCTCTTCATGCCCTCACGGGCATTGACATCAGCAGCACCATGAAGCTCCAGGTCAGGGTCAAGGATCGGACATTGGTGGCGCTGGTGGACACAGGCTCTACCCACACATTCATACGGGAAGCTGTGGCCACCCAGCTGGGCCTCCAAGTCACACCAAGACCGGGTCTCTCCGTCAAGGTAGCAAACGGGGACAACGTCGCCAGCAGCGGGATATATTCCAAGCTCCGAATTACTATTGCCGAGGAGACCTTCCACATCACCTGCTACGGTCTTCCTCTGGCCGGCTTTGACATTGTCCTGGGGGTCCAGTGGCTTCGGTCATTGGGACCCATATTGTGGAACTTCAACGCCTTATCCATGGAGTTCTGGCGCCTGGGACGCAATGTGCGTTGGGTAGGACTGGGTGCGCCACATACTCAGTGCGCAGCCCTGTCTGAACCCCGCGAACTACTACAGGCATTACTGCAGTCCTACGCCGACATCTTCGCTGAACCACGTGGCCTTCCGCCACCTCGGCGTCACGACCATCACATCAGGCTGCTGCCAGGGACGCCACCAGCTGCAGTTCGGCCCTACAGATACCCCCAATTGTTGAAAGACGAGATCGAGCGCCAGTGCGAAGACATGTTGCAGCAAGGCATCATTCGGGAGTGCACATCGGCCTACTCTTCTCCAGTGTTACTTGTGAAGAAAGCTGATAAATCCTGGCGTTTCTGCATTGACTATCGGGCCCTCAATACCAAAACAGTCAAGGACAAGTTTCCCATTCCGGTGGTCGACGAACTCTTGGATGAGTTACACGGTGCCTGCTTCTTCACAAAGTTGGACCTCCGCAGTGGATATCACCAAGTACGCATGCACCCAGATGATATTGAGAAGACAGCGTTTCGCACTCATCGAGGTCACTTCGAGTTTCTAGTCATGCCCTTCGGCCTCACCAACGCACCGTCCACATTTCAGGCCCTCATGAATGATGTCCTGAAACCCTTCATCCGGAAGTTTGTCCTGGTCTTCTTCGATGATATTCTAGTATTTAGCTCTTCCTGGGCAGCGCACTTACAACATGTCAGGGAAGTATTTACAGCACTCCGAGCAAACAAGTTATCAGTCAAACAGTCCAAGTGTTCGTTTGGCAAAACATCAGTCGCTTACTTGGGTCATGTTATTTCAGCTCAGGGCGTTTCTATGGATTTGGATAAGGTGGCAGCAGTAGAAGTTTGGCCGCGCCCTCGGTCTATTCGGGCACTTCGAGGTTTCTTGGGTCTCACTGGCTATTACCGCAAGTTTATAGCGGATTATGGGACCATAGCTGCACCCCTCACGGCTCTTCTCAAGCGTGTGAGGCGTTCCGTTGGTCGGAAAGGGCAGAGGAGGCATTTCTTCAACTCAAGCAAGCCCTTATATCAGCACCACTGTTACAGATGCCGGATTTTTCTAAACAGTTTATAG
- the LOC103639772 gene encoding nuclear pore complex protein NUP155: MLSFANYSGDADSKIVREVWARLLDQALTKGGVAEACSVVKRVGSKLDPADGACLPLDIICLHLEKAAVDRLSSGEELVGDDDVARALLGACKGLPGPVLVVYDHLLSNGAIIPSLNLKLRLLRSVLAILREWGISVIAHRLGTTSAGASFFLDGTFSLNQTGDYFIQMYMTEVRRLNLP; encoded by the exons ATGCTGAGCTTTGCTAATTACTCTGGAGACGCTGATAGCAAAATTGTTCGAGAAGTTTGGGCTAGACTCCTTGATCAGGCACTTACTAAAGGGGGTGTTGCAGAAGCTTGTTCTGTTGTGAAAAGAGTAGGCTCGAAACTTGATCCTGCAGATGGAGCTTGTTTACCTTTAGATATTATATGCCTTCACCTTGAGAAGGCTGCAGTG GATAGATTAAGTTCAGGAGAAGAATTAGTTGGTGATGATGATGTTGCAAGAGCTCTTCTTGGTGCCTGTAAAGGTCTTCCTGGACCTGTACTTGTTGTGTATGATCACCTGTTATCGAACGGTGCAATCATACCCTCACTAAATCTGAAGTTGCGCCTGCTGCGATCAGTTCTAGCAATCCTCCGTGAGTGGGGGATATCTGTCATTGCACACAGGCTAGGCACCACAAGTGCTGGggcttcattctttcttgatggAACATTCTCATTGAACCAAACAGGGGACTATTTCATACAAAT GTACATGACTGAGGTGAGGCGATTAAACCTTCCATAG